The Jaculus jaculus isolate mJacJac1 chromosome 3, mJacJac1.mat.Y.cur, whole genome shotgun sequence genome includes the window tcttagactggcctcgaactcacggcgatcctgctacctctgcgagtgctgggattaaaggcgtgcgccaccacgccaggctccccCATGGTTTTCTAAACCAGACGTGACactgtcatttcttttgtttgtttggggtctGTTCTGATTTTAGTGACCGTCTCAGGTAACTTTAGGGTAGCCAGGTTGTGTAGCCgacgatgaccttgaacttctgatcttcccgTCCTAGACGCCGTGGCAACACCTGCTACAGGCTCTGGGCCTGGATTCACCCTAACGATTCAAGCCAGACCTTTCCAAAGTTGAAAGTCACCGGCCCCTCGGCCCGCCACTGCCTCCACACTTCTTCCGGCCCCTTTCCGGAAGTTGGTCCCTCAAAAAGTTTGCGCGGGGACGGAGGGCGGGACCTGCACCGAGCCCACCAATGAGAATGCGCGGGGCGCCCCGCCCTTCCGCGTGCGCGTTCCCCTGAGGGAGCGCTGCTTCCGGCGGGAGAACCGCGAGATCGCCGAGTGCCTGCGGGACAGACGCGGCGCCCGAGTGGTCGCGGGTGAGCCGCGCGTGCCGTCCTCTCGCGGGTGTGGGCAGGGGCTGCGCGCATGCGCCCTCtcgtggggcgggggaggggttgCACGCATGCGTCCTGGGGGGGCTGCGCGCATGCGTCCCTCAAGCGGAAGAGGCGCCGCCGTGAGCTGGCCGATTGCGTTTGTCTGCCACCTGCTCCTGTCTAGTGCAGGTCCTTTTACTCCGGGAGTGCTGAAAGGCAAACTGTGGTGGTGGGCGGGGAGACTGCCGCATTGTTGGCCGAGTCTTACTGTGGCCCGAAGCACTTCTTCATTATGTCCACCCTCCAATTCTTCAGTTATTCCTGACGAGGAAACTGAACGAGTGACCTGGTAGTGCGTGGTGCCGGGACCCACCGTCCTTGCTCTTAAAAGATGTTTGTgccggggtggtggcgcacgcctttaatcccagcactcgggaggcagaggtaggaggatcgcagtgagttcgaggccaccctgagactacatagtgaattccaggtcagcctgagctagagtgagaccctacctcgaaaaaccaaaaaaaaaaagatattcattcCTGGTCTTTAAAGAACTCactgaaaatctaaaaaaaaaaaaagggaggggttgctgctggagagatggtttagaaatTAAGTCGCTTGCACGCAAacccgaaggatccaggttcgatcccttagaacccacgtaagccagctgcataaggtggcgcatgcatctggagttcgtttgcagtggctggaggccctggcgcgcccattctctctccatccctatctgcctctttctcttacattaaatagaaatttaaaaaataactcactGTGTACTtatcccattctccctctctgttataagtaagtttttttttttttaaatgaaaatgttatttatttgagagagagaatggaagggccatggccaccagcctctgcaaatgccaccttgtacaccaggctttacttgggtactggaatcaaacccagtccttatgcattgtaggcaagtgccttaactgctgagtcacctctccagctctcatttattttcaaaaaaaaattttaatatgtgatttctctattcgagagagagagaaaaaaaaaaagaatgggcatcccaggaccTCTAACCCCTTCaaagaattccaaatgcatgtgccaccttgtgcatttggcttacctaggtactggggaattgaacctgggtccttaggcttcataggcaagagccttaactgctatgcatctctctggcccttataTCTTGATATTGTGTTTTTTCCAGTCAATGAAGTGCTttgccatttttgttgtttttattttttcaaggtagggtctccctctagcccaggctgacctggaattcactatgtagtctcaggtggccttgaactcaaggcgatcttacctctgcctcccatcttacctctgcctcccgtgtgctgggattaaagatgtgtgctaccatgcctggctttgtcatTGTTTTATTTCGTGATGCCAGGGATAAAATTCAATGTGGCTTTGCACATGTTGGACATTTTCTCTACAAGTGAGTTACACACTCAGCCGAGCCACTGAATGTTTGATTCCTCTCCATgcatcaaattctctctcttcccctaggCAGAGATACTCTTACCATCTCTGGCAAACCCCTATTCATCCTTTGAGTTTAACTTTAGAAATCACttcctcggggctggagagatggcttagcggttaaacgcttgcctgtgaagcctaaggaccccggttcgaggcttggttccccaggacccatgttagccagatgcacaagggggcgcacgcgtctggagttagtttgcaatggctggaggccctggctcgcccattttctctctgcctctttctctctctctcactctcaaataaattaataaaaaaaaatgaacaaagatatgtgaaaaacaaaagaaatcacttcctccaggaagccttccctaTTTTCTCCTGCCTTTGTGTTCCTAGTCCTAGCTGTGTAAATACTTTTGTAAATTGCCTGTTACCCAGCTCATGTATTCCGTGAGAGTAGGAGGCGTCTCCTATGTGCTCACTCCTGGATACGCTAATATAGTAACTGGCGTAGTAAATTCTCAGTAATCCGGTTAAGTGAATGGAACCGAGAAAAGGCATTAAAGAGTTTCTACACTGTTATAGCCAGCAGTTATAGTAAAACTTGGGCAAAAAGCTAACGTCATTTGTCTTCAAGCCTCTCCTAAGCTCCTCCTCGCTCCTTTCTTCTGCTGGGTGTTTTGAAGCAGATGACCTTGGGGAAACAGTCTGGGGTAAAGACATTTCACATTTGTATATTGCCAGCTACACTGTTCTCGTTCATACCCCATAGATTCATCTCTTGCCCTGGCCTCCTGTGTTTTGTGCCTTAGCCACAGTGAACTCTCTACTCCTCCAGTGTATTAAACCTCCTCATTTGAATCCCCTTCCAagcattgaacctgagtcttctgGCAGGGAATATGGCcactaggaaaaagaaaaaaggttaggTCTTCTGAGGTAAGTGGGAGAAGGCAGTGTTTTGTGTAACTCAAGTTCAAGTCGCAGAACCCTTTGGGCTGACACGTGCTGCTTTATCGCTTCAGCTCCCTTAAAGCCATTCTGCAGGCCTTTCTCTGCCCGGTCTCCTGCTTCAGAACACCACAGTCAGTCAGGCTTCAGCATTATGTGTCCTCAAAGAGGCacaggtgggctggaaagatggctcagtggttaaggtgcttgcctgcaaaagcccaacagcccgggttctattccccagtacccacagaaagccagatgcacagtggtacatgcatctggagttcatctgcagcagctagaggtcctggtgtacccattttccccaccctgtctctctcctgtctctgtgcttgcaaataaataaaatatttgaaaaaaaaaaggcacagacatctaaagaggcagacacataaagtggctaTACACAATgtctttgctatttatttatttattgaggtagggtttcactctctagtctaggctgacctaggattcactatgtagtctgagggtggcctcgaactcatggtgctcctcttacctctgcctcccgagtgctgggattaaaggtgtgcaccaccacgcccggctgtctatGCTATTTATAATGCTGAACACTTACAATTGTGTCTGTGTTGATATTCTAGACTCCTCAGGATGTCAGCTTCAGTCCCTCAAGGCCATACCTGGACCCGACAGGTGAAGAAGGATGCTGAGGAAGAAGACCCCCTGGACCGGCTGATCACCCGCTCTGGCTGCGCTGCCTCCCACTTCGCGGTGCAGGAGTGCATGGCCCAGCACCAGGATTGGCGCCAGTGCCAGCCACAGGTGCAGGCCTTCCGGGATTGCATGAGTGAACAGCAGGCAAAACGGCGGGAGGAACTGCAGAGGAGGAAAGAGCAAACCAGTGTCCATCGCTGAGGCCCTGAGCCCCCATCCCAAGCAGCTGGCCCTGTGGAAACCAGTGCCTAGGGAGACCCCAGCAAGTGGCAGAAGTCTGGGTCACAGGGTGTAAAACTTGGGCATAGTCTTTGGGACCAGGGTTGAAATCCAAACACTGAGTTTGGACATAATAATGAGCTATCATTTTAATGGTCAGTTAATGGTCAGATCTCATGCATCCACACCTTCTACTGGCATTTATAtgtaaaacaaagagttggatgTGGGACACTACCCTCACCTTACTTCTTGGGTTCATGTGCCAAGTACTGAGATGATAATAGGGGCACTTGGACCTTATaagtagggggctagagagatggcttagcagctaaggcacct containing:
- the LOC101616617 gene encoding cytochrome c oxidase assembly factor 4 homolog, mitochondrial, which produces MSASVPQGHTWTRQVKKDAEEEDPLDRLITRSGCAASHFAVQECMAQHQDWRQCQPQVQAFRDCMSEQQAKRREELQRRKEQTSVHR